The following are encoded together in the Capsulimonas corticalis genome:
- a CDS encoding xanthine dehydrogenase family protein molybdopterin-binding subunit produces MNDTTNAAGAPMDTASVGKPMDRVDGRLKVTGGAKYAAEFPLPNLAHAVIITSTIAKGRIAKMDTSAADAAPGVIKILTPMNAPRLPHDPSAGPGGESGSPQNRKLNVLQNDSVSYNNQPIGLAIAETLEQAMHAAALVQVEYAEEKPLLDMKREKTNAYQPKSANQEPADTQRGDLHAGKRDASKSVEQTYTTPMENHNPMEPHATTAVWDGDDHLTVYDATQGVFGVQSVLSHIFGLPKTNVRCVSYFVGGGFGSKGSVWSHIPLAALAAKTIQRPVKLSLTRAQMFGMVGYRPQTEQHLMLAAKSDGAITASRHASWSQTSTFDEFVEPTAAATRILYESPAQETSHRLIRLNYGTPTYMRAPGESSGTYAVETAMDELAYALKMDPIQLRLRNYAEADPESKKPWSSKSLRECYQVGADKFAWSRRTPEPRSMRAPDGRLLGLGMATATYPARRSAASALARLLPDGTAYVQAGTQDIGTGTYTIMTQIAADALGLPPERVRFELGDTEMPETPVSGGSQTAASTGSAVKQAGMDTRDQAIQIAIADPASPLHGLTASDIDVKNGMMFVKSQPNKGETYAELIARQKLPKIEVKSQSKPGAEKDQYAMHSFGAVFVEALVDPDLCEVRLNRVVGAYDVGRILNAKTARSQLIGGVVYGVGMALMEQTVPDPRTGRIVNRDLAEYHVPINADIPEIDIEFINQPDTIFNPIGARGVGEIGITGVVAAIGNAVYHATGVRVRDLPITLDKLI; encoded by the coding sequence ATGAACGACACCACGAACGCGGCCGGCGCTCCGATGGACACCGCCTCTGTCGGCAAGCCGATGGACCGCGTGGACGGGCGCCTTAAGGTCACCGGCGGCGCGAAGTACGCCGCCGAGTTTCCGCTTCCAAACCTGGCGCACGCCGTCATCATCACCAGCACGATCGCCAAAGGGCGCATTGCGAAGATGGACACGAGCGCGGCCGACGCCGCGCCGGGCGTCATCAAGATCCTGACGCCCATGAACGCCCCGCGCCTGCCGCACGATCCGAGCGCCGGCCCGGGCGGGGAATCTGGCAGCCCGCAAAACCGCAAGCTGAACGTGCTGCAAAACGACAGCGTCAGCTACAACAACCAGCCCATCGGTCTCGCGATCGCGGAGACGCTGGAGCAGGCCATGCACGCGGCGGCGCTGGTTCAGGTGGAGTACGCCGAAGAGAAGCCTCTTCTAGACATGAAACGCGAGAAAACAAACGCGTATCAGCCCAAGTCGGCGAACCAGGAGCCGGCCGACACCCAGCGCGGCGATCTCCATGCGGGAAAGCGCGACGCGAGCAAGAGCGTCGAGCAAACATACACCACTCCGATGGAGAACCACAATCCCATGGAGCCGCACGCGACGACGGCGGTTTGGGACGGCGACGACCATCTGACGGTGTATGACGCCACCCAGGGCGTGTTCGGCGTCCAAAGCGTGCTGTCGCATATCTTCGGCCTGCCCAAAACCAATGTCCGCTGCGTCTCCTACTTCGTCGGCGGCGGCTTCGGCAGCAAAGGGTCCGTGTGGTCGCACATTCCCCTCGCCGCGCTCGCGGCGAAAACGATCCAGCGGCCGGTCAAGCTCTCGCTCACGCGGGCGCAGATGTTCGGCATGGTCGGCTATCGCCCGCAAACAGAGCAGCATCTGATGCTCGCGGCGAAGTCCGACGGCGCGATTACCGCCTCGCGCCACGCAAGCTGGTCTCAGACCTCCACGTTCGATGAGTTCGTGGAGCCGACCGCCGCCGCGACGCGGATTCTGTACGAAAGCCCGGCGCAGGAGACATCGCATCGCCTGATCCGCTTGAACTACGGCACGCCGACCTACATGCGCGCGCCCGGCGAGTCCTCAGGCACCTACGCCGTCGAGACGGCGATGGACGAACTGGCCTACGCGCTGAAGATGGACCCGATCCAATTGCGCCTGCGCAACTACGCCGAAGCCGATCCCGAAAGCAAGAAGCCCTGGTCGAGCAAGTCCCTGCGCGAGTGTTATCAAGTGGGCGCGGACAAATTTGCCTGGAGCCGCCGAACGCCGGAACCGCGCTCGATGCGCGCGCCGGACGGCCGGCTGCTCGGCCTGGGAATGGCGACCGCCACCTATCCCGCGCGCCGCAGCGCCGCGTCCGCCCTGGCCCGTCTGCTGCCCGACGGAACGGCGTATGTCCAGGCCGGCACGCAGGACATCGGCACAGGAACCTACACAATCATGACCCAGATCGCCGCCGACGCGCTGGGCCTGCCCCCGGAGCGCGTCCGCTTCGAGCTGGGCGACACCGAGATGCCGGAAACACCGGTCTCCGGCGGCTCCCAGACAGCCGCCAGCACCGGCTCGGCGGTGAAACAGGCGGGAATGGACACGCGCGACCAGGCGATCCAGATCGCGATCGCCGACCCAGCGTCGCCGCTGCACGGTCTCACGGCGTCCGACATCGACGTAAAAAACGGCATGATGTTCGTCAAGAGCCAGCCGAACAAGGGCGAGACATACGCCGAGCTGATCGCCCGCCAGAAGCTGCCCAAGATCGAGGTCAAATCGCAAAGCAAGCCCGGCGCGGAGAAGGACCAGTACGCCATGCACTCCTTCGGCGCCGTATTCGTGGAGGCGCTCGTCGATCCGGACCTGTGCGAGGTTCGCCTGAACCGGGTCGTCGGCGCCTATGATGTCGGGCGCATCTTGAACGCCAAAACCGCGCGCAGCCAGCTCATCGGCGGCGTGGTCTACGGCGTCGGCATGGCGCTGATGGAGCAGACCGTTCCCGATCCGCGCACCGGGCGGATCGTCAACCGCGACCTGGCCGAATACCATGTCCCGATCAACGCCGATATCCCGGAGATCGACATCGAATTTATCAATCAGCCGGATACGATCTTCAACCCTATCGGGGCAAGGGGCGTCGGCGAAATCGGCATCACGGGTGTCGTCGCCGCCATCGGCAACGCCGTCTATCACGCCACGGGCGTCCGCGTGCGTGACCTTCCGATCACACTGGATAAACTGATTTGA
- a CDS encoding nucleotidyltransferase family protein — protein MKNINPPMEASIGVVILAAGGSSRLGEPKQLVPYQGRTLLRHAAETAAASGCRPIIAVLGANAGALRAELAGLPVWAVENEDWESGMGSSIAAGVQPLTDLNHLDGAIILLADQPLISPEFLRELVFQFEETLAPIVASEYDGTLGVPALFAETLFPELLALDGAGGAKQLIQQYRSRAASVAFEGGSVDIDTPEDVEVLYRMAAG, from the coding sequence TTGAAAAACATCAACCCACCCATGGAAGCATCTATCGGCGTCGTGATCCTCGCGGCCGGCGGTTCGTCGCGCCTCGGCGAGCCCAAGCAGCTCGTCCCCTACCAGGGACGCACGCTCCTGCGCCACGCCGCCGAAACCGCCGCCGCCAGCGGCTGCCGTCCTATCATCGCCGTCCTCGGCGCGAACGCGGGCGCCCTGCGCGCCGAGCTCGCGGGCCTGCCCGTCTGGGCCGTCGAAAACGAAGATTGGGAATCCGGCATGGGAAGCAGCATCGCCGCCGGCGTGCAGCCCCTGACCGACCTGAACCATCTCGACGGCGCGATCATCCTGCTCGCCGACCAGCCCCTCATCAGCCCGGAGTTTTTGCGCGAACTCGTCTTCCAATTTGAAGAAACACTCGCGCCCATCGTCGCATCCGAGTACGACGGAACCCTCGGCGTTCCCGCCCTCTTCGCCGAAACACTCTTCCCGGAACTTCTGGCGTTAGATGGCGCGGGCGGCGCCAAACAATTGATTCAGCAGTACCGCAGCCGCGCGGCCAGCGTGGCGTTCGAAGGGGGATCGGTGGATATCGATACGCCCGAAGACGTGGAAGTGCTGTACCGGATGGCGGCGGGGTAG
- a CDS encoding XdhC family protein — MKELQSILSAYRDITRVAAPAALATVVKTEGSAYRRPGARMLVRDDGSRVGAISGGCLEADVVERAKQVIATGVSQFVRYDARGSNGDLIFEAGCDGAIGILIEPIDRAARALDYIAHCMDARKSGAMATVFQAGGEWSETIGARVTVDSDGVISSDIDDPELVLAIQYNAWEAMKDGVRRTCVHETPKGVQEILIEPIEPPVALVICGAAPGSIPLARLAAQMGWRVTIADTRADTIDPETVPDAALVTAPRLNLLNAVTIDARTAAVVMTHNYEWDLALLTHLLPSPARYVGLLGSRKRAARVSGDLLDARLALTSRQQDRFHSPAGLDIGSETPEEIALSIIAEIQAAMSDRAGGALRDRREPIHSFETKGELLVANRPAGQDHACAR; from the coding sequence ATGAAAGAACTACAATCTATCCTCTCCGCATATCGCGACATCACCCGCGTCGCGGCGCCGGCCGCGCTCGCCACGGTCGTCAAGACTGAAGGCAGCGCTTATCGTCGTCCCGGCGCGCGAATGCTGGTGCGTGACGATGGATCGCGCGTCGGCGCGATCAGCGGCGGATGCCTGGAGGCCGATGTCGTGGAGCGGGCGAAGCAAGTCATAGCGACGGGAGTTTCGCAGTTTGTGCGATACGACGCGCGCGGCTCGAACGGAGATCTGATCTTTGAAGCGGGATGCGATGGGGCGATTGGGATTCTGATCGAGCCGATCGACCGCGCCGCGCGGGCTCTGGACTATATCGCGCACTGTATGGACGCGCGGAAGTCAGGCGCGATGGCGACGGTCTTTCAAGCCGGCGGCGAGTGGAGCGAGACCATCGGCGCGCGCGTCACCGTCGATTCGGATGGGGTGATCTCCAGCGATATCGACGACCCCGAACTCGTATTGGCGATCCAGTACAACGCATGGGAGGCCATGAAGGACGGCGTACGGCGCACCTGCGTCCATGAAACGCCGAAGGGCGTTCAGGAGATTTTGATCGAGCCGATCGAGCCGCCGGTGGCGCTGGTAATCTGCGGCGCCGCGCCGGGGTCCATTCCGCTCGCGCGCCTCGCCGCGCAGATGGGATGGCGCGTCACCATCGCCGACACGCGCGCGGATACGATCGACCCGGAAACCGTCCCCGACGCAGCCCTCGTCACCGCGCCACGCCTCAATCTTCTGAACGCCGTAACCATCGATGCGCGGACCGCCGCCGTGGTGATGACGCACAACTACGAATGGGATTTAGCGCTGCTCACGCATCTGCTCCCCTCGCCCGCGCGATATGTCGGGCTGCTGGGATCGCGGAAACGCGCTGCGCGCGTTTCCGGCGATCTGCTGGACGCGCGCCTCGCGCTGACATCACGGCAGCAAGACCGCTTTCACAGCCCGGCGGGACTGGACATCGGCTCCGAAACGCCCGAAGAGATCGCCCTCTCCATCATCGCCGAAATCCAAGCCGCGATGTCCGACCGCGCGGGCGGAGCCCTGCGCGACCGGCGCGAACCGATCCACTCCTTTGAGACGAAAGGCGAATTATTGGTTGCCAACCGGCCCGCCGGACAAGATCATGCTTGCGCCAGATAG
- a CDS encoding phospholipase D-like domain-containing protein produces the protein MPKAIALANNSVAQIVWRYENKIPQCLGFSVQRKQGDGIWVTLPAWVGFEGDSNPAWTQHSTDEWPVQKFEWRDLTAARGFSYTYRVVPMVGEPGALTPAEDQAVETNLVTLTPLRGSFRTYFNLGILSTQSLAHALPAGPSGAPNFAVLKDRIDQPGSPLRISLAGQIIEGLELLLKRAADEGGSCFAALYELNDTELLAMLLDEPNLHLILSDTAPNDATNRGARQDLHAKEGIDIIDRFVPSGHIGHNKFVIYIDKDGKPQAVLLGSTNWTDTGLCAQSNNALVVENSDLAAAYFDYWNRLKADTLDNNARQSPEFRNSNAQPGVRDLPIDGGFATLWFSPNTPRARASRPGDDEATPPDLDEVFHLMSLAKHAILFLEFQPGTPSVVGFAATCLNNNPQLFVRGAVTDPKAVGDFTTTLTHRGGDDVRVAAASAINDQFAFWQQELLKSGPEAHAIIHSKIVVIDPMSPECVVVTGSHNHGFRASYNNDENLLIVRGHQELARAYAVNILDVYDHYRFRFIIDKFGTNAFSGLKRIDKWQDRYFNPDDPSVKDDELWFPKP, from the coding sequence ATGCCCAAGGCAATCGCTCTCGCGAACAATAGTGTCGCGCAAATCGTTTGGCGGTATGAGAACAAGATCCCGCAATGCCTGGGATTTTCCGTTCAGCGCAAGCAAGGAGACGGGATATGGGTGACTCTGCCGGCTTGGGTGGGATTCGAAGGCGATAGCAACCCGGCTTGGACCCAGCACTCAACTGACGAATGGCCGGTTCAAAAGTTCGAGTGGCGCGACTTGACCGCCGCGCGCGGCTTCTCCTACACTTACCGCGTTGTCCCGATGGTTGGGGAGCCCGGCGCACTGACGCCTGCGGAAGATCAAGCGGTTGAAACCAATCTCGTAACCCTGACGCCGCTTCGCGGCAGCTTTCGAACCTACTTTAACCTCGGTATCCTTTCGACACAATCCCTCGCCCATGCTTTGCCCGCCGGACCCAGCGGAGCGCCTAACTTCGCCGTGCTGAAAGACCGTATCGATCAGCCCGGCAGCCCGCTGCGCATTTCTCTGGCTGGGCAGATCATCGAAGGATTGGAGTTATTGCTCAAGCGCGCCGCAGATGAGGGCGGCTCATGCTTCGCCGCTCTTTATGAACTCAACGACACCGAGCTGCTGGCGATGCTTCTGGATGAACCCAATCTGCATCTGATCCTCTCCGATACCGCGCCGAACGATGCGACTAATCGAGGAGCGCGACAAGATCTGCACGCAAAAGAAGGCATCGATATCATCGATCGCTTCGTGCCGAGCGGACATATCGGTCACAATAAGTTCGTAATCTATATCGATAAGGATGGGAAGCCACAGGCTGTATTGCTTGGCAGCACCAACTGGACAGACACCGGCCTTTGCGCTCAGTCGAACAATGCGCTTGTCGTCGAAAATAGCGATCTTGCCGCAGCTTACTTCGATTATTGGAACCGTCTCAAAGCAGACACTCTCGACAATAACGCTCGCCAGAGCCCGGAGTTTCGAAACAGCAATGCACAGCCTGGAGTCCGTGACCTGCCGATTGACGGCGGTTTCGCCACACTGTGGTTTTCGCCGAATACGCCGCGTGCGCGAGCGTCGCGCCCTGGAGACGATGAAGCAACGCCGCCGGATTTGGATGAAGTGTTTCACCTGATGTCTCTGGCGAAACACGCCATTTTGTTTCTTGAGTTTCAGCCGGGAACGCCCAGTGTGGTAGGGTTTGCCGCGACGTGTTTGAACAATAACCCCCAGCTATTCGTGCGCGGCGCTGTGACCGATCCTAAGGCGGTCGGCGATTTTACCACCACGCTCACGCATCGTGGCGGCGACGACGTCCGGGTGGCCGCCGCAAGCGCGATCAACGATCAGTTCGCCTTCTGGCAGCAGGAATTATTGAAGTCAGGACCGGAAGCCCACGCGATCATACACAGTAAGATCGTCGTGATCGATCCGATGTCGCCGGAGTGCGTGGTAGTGACAGGCAGTCATAACCATGGCTTCCGAGCATCTTACAACAACGATGAGAACCTCCTGATTGTCCGTGGGCATCAGGAGCTGGCGCGAGCATATGCGGTCAATATCCTTGATGTCTACGATCACTATCGCTTCCGTTTTATTATCGACAAGTTCGGGACAAATGCGTTCTCGGGTCTCAAACGGATTGATAAATGGCAGGATCGCTACTTTAACCCGGACGATCCTTCCGTCAAAGACGACGAGTTGTGGTTTCCGAAGCCATAA
- a CDS encoding TIGR00730 family Rossman fold protein produces MNSICVFCGSNEGARPEYRQAATALGRLLARRGQTLVYGGADVGLMGAVADAALAEGGRVVGVIPHSLVAKEIAHKGLTELHTVGTLHERKVMMAEMSDAFISLPGGYGTLDEMFEMLTWSQIGTHLKPSGLLNIARYFDPLLALLDHAVAERFLHAKHRAMLLTDADPARLLDLLAANPPGHYDKWIDRKPGAE; encoded by the coding sequence ATGAACAGCATTTGTGTTTTCTGCGGATCCAATGAAGGAGCGCGGCCGGAGTACCGGCAGGCGGCGACGGCGCTTGGGCGGCTGCTGGCGCGGCGTGGGCAGACGCTGGTTTATGGCGGCGCGGATGTGGGGCTGATGGGCGCGGTCGCGGACGCCGCGCTGGCGGAGGGCGGGCGTGTGGTCGGCGTCATTCCTCACTCGCTGGTCGCCAAGGAGATCGCGCACAAAGGGCTGACGGAGCTCCATACCGTCGGCACGCTGCATGAGCGCAAAGTGATGATGGCGGAGATGTCCGACGCCTTTATCTCCTTGCCCGGCGGATACGGCACGCTGGATGAGATGTTCGAGATGCTCACCTGGAGCCAGATTGGAACGCATCTCAAGCCTTCGGGCCTGCTCAATATCGCCCGCTATTTCGATCCCCTGCTCGCGCTCCTGGACCACGCCGTTGCGGAGCGTTTCCTGCACGCCAAGCATCGCGCCATGCTGCTGACGGACGCCGATCCGGCCCGTCTGCTCGATCTCCTCGCGGCGAACCCGCCCGGGCATTATGACAAGTGGATCGACCGTAAACCCGGCGCGGAATAA
- a CDS encoding PAS domain-containing protein encodes MATPFNRADIADAVISSMTEGLMVGDAAGNILDMNPVSLRLHGFPSVAEARRHLREFPDTFEFWSTDGRFIPVDEWPLARALAGERFTDCVIDVRRTDTGLQRWINYGGAPVLDEAGRLEYVVLTARDITAQRETERALQASELRRRQAQESVTTILESISDAFFGLDRKWRFTYLNPQTEPLLQRRRADLLGKNVWDEFPAAVGSDFYKQYHRAMGKNIAVEFTEFYSPLNKWFEVHAYPTSEGLGVYFRDVSQQLLLKAQQQEAAGRQRAFVRDVLASVTDGRLRLCETSAELPDPIGGSGDWIPLLPASGMRRLRDGVKEAVRVSGFGDDRGDNLATAASEAAMNAIVHAGDGLGRVCRNDDRVQVWVVDQGQGIAVEHLPRATLEKGYTTAGTLGQGFKLMLASVDRLWLLTGSTGTTIVMEQDRIRPGARWLAG; translated from the coding sequence TTGGCTACGCCGTTCAATCGCGCAGATATCGCCGACGCCGTCATCTCGAGCATGACGGAAGGATTGATGGTTGGCGACGCCGCCGGGAATATCCTCGATATGAACCCGGTGTCGCTTCGTTTGCATGGCTTTCCGAGTGTCGCGGAGGCAAGACGGCATCTGCGAGAGTTTCCGGATACGTTTGAGTTCTGGAGCACGGACGGGCGCTTTATCCCCGTGGACGAATGGCCGCTGGCCCGCGCCCTCGCCGGAGAACGTTTCACGGATTGCGTGATCGATGTCCGGCGCACCGACACCGGCCTTCAGCGCTGGATCAATTACGGCGGCGCTCCGGTTCTGGATGAGGCCGGCCGTTTGGAGTACGTCGTGCTGACCGCGCGCGACATCACGGCTCAGAGGGAAACGGAGCGCGCGCTCCAGGCGAGCGAGCTGCGCCGGCGCCAGGCGCAGGAGAGCGTCACGACCATTCTGGAATCCATCAGCGACGCTTTCTTTGGGCTGGATCGCAAATGGCGCTTCACCTATTTGAATCCGCAGACCGAGCCGCTGCTCCAGCGCCGGCGCGCGGATCTTCTGGGAAAGAACGTTTGGGATGAGTTTCCAGCGGCGGTGGGAAGTGATTTTTATAAGCAGTACCATCGCGCGATGGGCAAAAACATCGCAGTCGAGTTTACCGAGTTTTATTCTCCGCTGAATAAATGGTTCGAAGTGCACGCTTATCCCACCTCGGAGGGTCTGGGCGTGTACTTCCGGGATGTATCGCAGCAATTGCTTTTGAAGGCGCAGCAGCAGGAAGCCGCCGGGCGCCAGCGCGCTTTTGTGCGGGATGTGCTGGCGAGCGTCACCGATGGCCGCTTGCGTCTGTGCGAAACATCGGCGGAGCTGCCCGACCCGATCGGCGGATCGGGCGACTGGATTCCTCTGCTGCCGGCGAGCGGCATGCGGCGGCTGCGCGATGGGGTCAAGGAAGCCGTGCGCGTGTCGGGCTTCGGCGACGACCGCGGCGACAATCTGGCGACGGCGGCCAGCGAGGCGGCGATGAACGCGATCGTCCACGCCGGCGATGGATTGGGCCGGGTCTGCCGGAACGACGACCGCGTGCAGGTATGGGTCGTCGATCAGGGCCAGGGAATTGCGGTCGAGCATCTGCCGCGCGCCACGCTGGAAAAGGGATACACGACGGCCGGAACGCTGGGCCAGGGGTTCAAATTGATGCTTGCGTCGGTGGATCGCCTCTGGCTGCTAACGGGATCCACCGGAACCACGATCGTGATGGAGCAGGACCGGATCCGCCCCGGCGCGAGATGGCTTGCGGGATAG